The following DNA comes from Gemmatimonadota bacterium.
GGCGCTGCCCGACCGGATTCAGCTCGAGTCAGGCGGCTTCGCGGAAGCGGTGATGGACTCGCTCAAGGCGATGGGCCACCAGATCCGGTTGGGCGGTGGCGGCGATGTCGAAGGGATTGTGCGGCTGGGAAAGCGCTGGCAGGGGGTGAGTGACCCCCGCCTTGGCGGGGGCCCCTCGGGGTACTGATTTCCGTTAGCGGGAGAAGTCGTCCCGCAACGTGAGCGTGACGCTGTTGCCGGCGTGCACGATGATGTCGCGATTGGCGCTCTTCGCGGCAATCGCACCGCCGGCAGCGGCACCACCGACGGCACCGATGATGGTGCCCGTCTTGCCACCGATGACGCGACCCACGATGGCGCCTGCGGCTGCACCAGCGCCGGTCTTGGCTACTTCCTCAACGCCGACGTTACGCGCCTTCATCTCGTAGGCGTAGTCTGACGCATTTGCCGAGATCGGATACGACGAGCCGTTGATTTCGACACTCCGCGCCGACATCGCGAGCGTTCCCTTCTCGCCACGATTCTTGGCCTGAGCAATATCGGTCACCGCGAGCGTCACGATCGAACCGGCCGGAATCACGACCCGCCCATTCGCCCCGGTCACATCATTGCTGACGCGAACGCGGATCTGGTCGCCGACCTTGGTGTAATGCGAATGGACCGAGTCGATGGCCGAGGCGGTGAAGGACGAGCCCGATGCGAGCACGCCGGAGCGTGACGCAGGGGCCGCCGGAGCAGGCGCGGGGGCCGGCGCGGGCGACGGATTGCGCACCACCGGCTTGGGCGTCGGCTTCTTGGCAACGTAGACGGTCTCGGGCTTCACTGGCTTCAGCGCCGTGTCACCGAGTGGCTGGGCATCCCCGATCGGGACCAGCGAATCCCGCGCAGCCATGCTGTCGCGTGCGGCCAGCGCATCGGCCTTGTCCTTGCCACATCCGCCAATGGCCAGCACAGCCAGGGTGAGGATGGTCAGTTTCCCGTTCATGAAATGCTGCTCCTGCGTGAAGGTTGAACCGTTCCTGCCTACATTGCCGGGATGCGAGCGTTGCGTCGACTCCTCCCGTATTTCCGTCGCTACCCGAGGACCTATCTCGTCGGGTTTGCCTGCCTGCTCTGCTCCAATCTCTTCGCAACCCTCGGTCCGCGCTATGTCCAGCACGGCATCGATGCGGTCATCGCCGGCTCCACCACCAAGGTTCGCACTGCGGCCCTCTGGGTCATCGGCCTTGCCGCACTCGGAGGGGCGCTCCGCTTCGGGATGCGCCTGCTCCTGAATGGTGTGTCACGCCGAGTCGAGACGGACCTGCGCGACGACCTCTTTCGCCATCTGATGAGTCTGTCGGCGCCTTTCTACCAGCGGCATCCTGTCGGTGACCTGATGGCTCGCGCCACCAACGACCTGCTTGCACTGCGAATGGTCGCCGGTCCGGCCGTCATGTACCTGGTCGACACTACCGTCCGAACCGCGATGATCGTCCCGGCAATGCTTGCCATCTCGCCGTCCCTCACGCTCTGGGCTCTGCTGCCGACCCTGGGCCTGCCCCTGGCCATGGTGGTACTCGGCGGCGAAGTGCATCGCCGATCGATGGCCGTGCAGGATCACTTCGGCGACATCTCGGCATTCGTCCAGGAACATCTCGCCGGTATTCGAATCGTGCGGGCCTACGCCCAGGAGTCGGCGGAGAGCACCGTGTTCCACGGCCTCGACCGCGAATACATTCGCCGCAACCTCGCCCTGGCGCGCGCCCAGGGCTTTTTCAATCCGCTGCTCGGGATGCTCGGCGGCATCGGTGCCGTGATCGCGCTGGTCCTCGGCGGTCAGGGCGTCCTCAGCGGGAAGATCTCGGTCGGCGGCTTCGTCGCCTTCGGAGTCTATCTCGCTACACTGGTGTGGCCGATGATCGCGCTCGGTTGGGCGATCTCGCTGCTCCAGCGCGGCGATGCGGCTGCGTCCCGAATTGAAGCACTATTCGCGGTGACGCCCGACGTGACCTCCCCGACACAAGCGACGTTGCTTCCCGCAACCTCTGGGCCCCGCCGCGTCACCTTCGAGGGCGTCTGGTTTCGCTACCCGGGCGCCGAGGAAAGGGGCTGGGTGCTGCGGGATCTTTCGTTTGATCTGCCGGCGGGCCAGGTGCTCGGAATCGTAGGGGCCACCGGCAGCGGCAAGTCCACGATCGGCGAATTGCTGGTGCGCAGCTATGATCCGGAGCGGGGTCGCATACTCCTCGATGACATCGATATTCGCTCCTTGACCCTCGCCGATCTGCGGGCCGCCATCGGCGCGGTGCCGCAAGAGACTTTCCTCTTTTCCGATACTCTGCGCGGGAATGTCCTGCTAGGTGCGCCCGACGACGGTCGCCTCGACGCTGCAGCGGCCACTTCACAGCTCGCCGCGGCATTGCCGGATCTCCCCAACGGTTGGGACACG
Coding sequences within:
- a CDS encoding ABC transporter ATP-binding protein, with protein sequence MRALRRLLPYFRRYPRTYLVGFACLLCSNLFATLGPRYVQHGIDAVIAGSTTKVRTAALWVIGLAALGGALRFGMRLLLNGVSRRVETDLRDDLFRHLMSLSAPFYQRHPVGDLMARATNDLLALRMVAGPAVMYLVDTTVRTAMIVPAMLAISPSLTLWALLPTLGLPLAMVVLGGEVHRRSMAVQDHFGDISAFVQEHLAGIRIVRAYAQESAESTVFHGLDREYIRRNLALARAQGFFNPLLGMLGGIGAVIALVLGGQGVLSGKISVGGFVAFGVYLATLVWPMIALGWAISLLQRGDAAASRIEALFAVTPDVTSPTQATLLPATSGPRRVTFEGVWFRYPGAEERGWVLRDLSFDLPAGQVLGIVGATGSGKSTIGELLVRSYDPERGRILLDDIDIRSLTLADLRAAIGAVPQETFLFSDTLRGNVLLGAPDDGRLDAAAATSQLAAALPDLPNGWDTMLGERGINLSGGQRQRAAIARALVRDPAVLVLDDALSAVDSHTEAEILAAMRSAIVGRTALIISHRFSAVREADQILVLADGVIVERGTHPELMARGGRYVGLLARDELEVAVSEEA